One window from the genome of Actinoplanes teichomyceticus ATCC 31121 encodes:
- a CDS encoding tyrosine-type recombinase/integrase has protein sequence MQHESSSEPSTPLTELIDEFLAARATRKPSVHTLAAYRRDLSLVLRQAVPAPATPADLSPRVLRAAFARFATDRAPASVARAWSSWNAFFTFLVTEGVVAGNPMSAVDKPRMVAHSPKPLRGEDTPERLLRVASRVDERQRDPWPERDVLVLALALCAGLRLSELLSLRVGSVSGRDGERRVEVAGKGGRPRSVPIDAGLDAAVRRYVDSCRVRFGRVDGSAPLLVDRHGAPLRRGGLQYLVRSCFRRAGIGDRVPRGAQLHALRHTFATRLAEDGANASEIMRLLGHASLATSQNYIEVTAEQQRAAILSNRTNRVLRELG, from the coding sequence ATGCAGCACGAATCATCCTCCGAGCCGTCCACTCCCCTGACCGAGCTCATCGACGAGTTCCTCGCGGCGCGGGCCACCCGCAAACCGTCGGTGCACACGCTGGCCGCGTACCGCAGGGACCTGAGCCTGGTGTTGCGGCAGGCCGTGCCCGCCCCGGCGACGCCGGCCGACCTGTCCCCCCGCGTGTTGCGCGCCGCGTTCGCGCGGTTCGCCACGGACCGCGCCCCCGCCTCGGTGGCGCGCGCCTGGTCGTCGTGGAATGCGTTCTTCACGTTCCTGGTGACCGAGGGGGTGGTGGCGGGCAATCCGATGTCGGCGGTGGACAAGCCGCGGATGGTGGCGCACTCCCCCAAGCCGTTGCGGGGTGAGGACACGCCGGAGCGGTTGTTGCGGGTGGCGAGCCGGGTCGACGAGCGGCAGCGGGATCCGTGGCCGGAGCGGGATGTGCTGGTGCTGGCGTTGGCGTTGTGTGCCGGTCTGCGGTTGTCGGAGTTGTTGAGTCTGCGGGTGGGTTCGGTGTCGGGTCGCGACGGTGAGCGGCGGGTGGAGGTGGCCGGCAAGGGTGGCCGGCCGCGGTCGGTGCCGATCGATGCGGGGTTGGATGCCGCGGTGCGGCGGTATGTGGACAGTTGCCGGGTGCGGTTCGGGCGGGTGGACGGTTCCGCTCCCCTGTTGGTGGATCGGCATGGGGCGCCGTTGCGGCGGGGTGGTTTGCAGTACCTGGTGAGGTCGTGTTTCCGGCGGGCGGGGATCGGTGACCGGGTTCCGCGGGGTGCGCAGTTGCATGCGTTGCGGCACACGTTTGCGACGCGGCTGGCCGAGGACGGCGCGAACGCGTCGGAGATCATGCGGTTGTTGGGGCATGCGTCGTTGGCGACGTCGCAGAACTACATCGAGGTGACGGCGGAGCAGCAGCGCGCGGCGATCCTGTCGAATCGTACGAATCGGGTGTTGCGTGAGTTGGGGTGA
- a CDS encoding VOC family protein, giving the protein MVRWVTGFLDTPGAGAVVAERFWAAVTGAAVSARRGGGRFATLVPGGGDACLRVQVVGDGPARAHLDLHVVDLSGAVARLRGLGAVVVRADDDVVVLRSPAGLVFCVVGWGGERVAPGAVRWPGGQVSVADQLCLDIPAGGYAAEVGFWRAVTGWAHDPMPDSVEFERLLPAAPVPMRLLLQRVEDGAAGVHVDLACSDVAAEVARHEALGATVVRRVPGQWTTLRDPVGRAYCVTARAPRR; this is encoded by the coding sequence ATGGTGCGCTGGGTGACCGGGTTTTTGGATACGCCGGGGGCGGGTGCGGTGGTGGCGGAGCGTTTCTGGGCGGCGGTGACCGGTGCGGCGGTGTCGGCGCGTCGTGGTGGGGGGCGGTTCGCGACGCTGGTGCCGGGGGGTGGTGATGCGTGCCTGCGGGTGCAGGTGGTCGGTGACGGGCCGGCGCGGGCTCATCTGGATCTGCATGTGGTGGATCTGTCGGGTGCGGTGGCGCGGTTGCGGGGGCTGGGTGCGGTGGTGGTGCGCGCTGATGATGATGTGGTGGTGCTGCGCTCGCCCGCGGGTCTGGTGTTCTGTGTGGTGGGTTGGGGTGGTGAGCGGGTGGCGCCGGGGGCGGTGCGGTGGCCGGGTGGGCAGGTCAGTGTTGCCGATCAGTTGTGTCTGGACATTCCTGCCGGTGGTTACGCCGCGGAGGTGGGTTTCTGGCGGGCGGTGACCGGGTGGGCGCATGATCCGATGCCGGACAGTGTGGAGTTCGAGCGGTTGTTGCCGGCCGCGCCGGTGCCGATGCGGTTGTTGTTGCAGCGGGTCGAGGATGGTGCGGCGGGGGTGCATGTCGATCTGGCGTGTTCGGATGTGGCGGCTGAGGTGGCGCGGCATGAGGCGTTGGGGGCGACGGTGGTGCGGCGGGTGCCCGGGCAGTGGACGACGCTGCGTGATCCGGTGGGGCGGGCGTACTGTGTGACGGCTCGTGCGCCGCGGCGGTGA